Genomic segment of bacterium:
GCGAGAAGAGCAGCATCGCGACGCCGTGCCCCGCGGCGCCGAGCGCACCGAGGACCCCGATCCCCCAACCCCGATGATCGGCGGGAAACTCCTCTGCGATCATCACGAACGCGATCGCTGACCCGGTCACGAAGAAGGTGCGCGTCGCCATCTGGCACGCGACAAACTGCCAGGACTCGACCGTGAACGCCGTGAGGAGTGTGGCGATCCCCGTCCCGGCGAGCGTCACGAGGAAGATGCGGCGGCGCCCGATGCGATCCGCAAAGGGGATCAGCGCGAACGCCGGGAGCGCACCGAGCCGGATGATCCCCAGGTAGAGACCGAAGTCGGTTTCGGCCATCTGCAACGATGCGGCGATCTGTGGCAGCGCCGCTGTCAACATCGCCAGGTCGTATTCCTCGAAGAGGAGCGCGAACGCAACGGCCCCGAGCACCTGGACGTTCCGCTCCGAAACGGCCGCCGGCATCGGCCCGAAGAAGTGGAGGATCCACCACGGGCGCTTGGCGGGTGCGTCCAACGGCGCGGGCCCGGATTGGGGGTTCGACTCGGCGTCCACGGGGCGACTTTAGCCGGATGCGATGGCTCCGCGATGCCGCGATCCCGCTTCACGCAGGGCGAACCCGACAACGACCCCATCGGGCCCGCCCCGCCGAGGGTTCCCTTGGCGATGCGCGCCCCGCCCTGTTCCGACGACCCCGGTGAGATCTTCTGCCGGGGGGCATCGAGTACCCGCAGCCGCGGGATCCAGCCAGAACGCAACCCACCGATCAGGGTTTCAGCTGGCTCCGCAATTCGCTCAAGCTGCGATGAACGCCGTGACACCCCCCGCATACGGTGGCGCCAAACGTCCCCAGATGGCGTCCCGAGAGTTTCGGGTCGTGGGGCTCGGTCAAGGAGGCACGAAGGGCCTTCAGCGGTTCGAGTGCATCCGCACCGAGGAAGCGCTCCCGGTTGGATGGATCGCGATGACATTCGTCGCAGCTCTCGCCAAGATCACGAAGCCGGGCCTCGAGGCCGATCGTCGCCTTTCGTGCTTCTTCGAAGTTTCCATCCGCGCGTGCGACCTTCAGCTCGACCAATGATCGAGACATCTCTCGCATGGCTTCGGCGTAGTCAACCTCATTCCCATTCCTTGAATCCTGCAGCCTCAGCTGGGAATAATCGGGGCTGCGATACAGCGCCACGGTCGATGCGCTCCACTTGCTGTGACAATCACTGCACGTTCGCCGCAGCTGCGTGACGCTCTCCTCTACGCTCTCCAGATCCCCAGCCGCAGCCGCATCGCGCAAGGCCTGGGTCGCGCCGAGCTCGACCTCGCCCGCCCATTCGGGAACCATCTCTGTGATCTTCGCGTAGCTCTCCTGCAGCGCCGCCGTCCATTCCACGAGCTTCTTCTGCTGCTTTCGCTCCAGATACAGCTCGACTGCACCTAGCTCCGTGCGCAGATCGAACATCAGGTGCAGCCAGACCTGACGTTCGTTCTGCGGCATGTAC
This window contains:
- a CDS encoding cytochrome c; the protein is MRFSLLLITVTVFAATQLAIAEEWEPEVAHIALPPDSIAEWYMPQNERQVWLHLMFDLRTELGAVELYLERKQQKKLVEWTAALQESYAKITEMVPEWAGEVELGATQALRDAAAAGDLESVEESVTQLRRTCSDCHSKWSASTVALYRSPDYSQLRLQDSRNGNEVDYAEAMREMSRSLVELKVARADGNFEEARKATIGLEARLRDLGESCDECHRDPSNRERFLGADALEPLKALRASLTEPHDPKLSGRHLGTFGATVCGGCHGVHRSLSELRSQLKP